CAAGGTTCATACCATCGTGCAACGAACTTACAACACAAATATCGGCAAGCTGATAATATGGTTTAATTTCTTCACTTGAAAAATGCTGTTTAAAGTAAATTATCGGCTTCCACGAGTTTTCGGAGTGTTTCCAGTTTATTTTTTCAACCAATTCATCTATTTCGGCTATCAAATCGTGATATTTTTTTATTTGAGTTCTGCTTGGAGCCGCCAACTGAACTAAAACAAACTTGCCTTTATATTGAGGATATTTTTCAAGAAATCTGTCTATGGCAAGCATTCGCTCAGCAAGGCCTTTTGTGTAATCTATTCTTTCAACACCAAGGGCAACAATTTTACCTTCCAGGTTTAACTCACTTATTATTTTTTCTTTTTGACTGGTAATTGCGCCTGCCAATTTTGGGTCGGCAAAATTATCAACGCTAATTGGGTACTGCTTAATAAATGTTTCCTTGCCCGAACGCACTACCGAGAATCTTTCGGCATCTACCCTGCTTTCAAGAAAGCGGTTTGCGGTATCTAAGAAATTGTTGCAATGGTACTGTATATGAAACCCTATAAGGTCGCAACCAAGCATACCATCTAAAATTTCTTTTTGATAAGGGCAAATTGCGAATACTTCGGGGTTTGGCCATGGTATGTGCCAAAACATTGCAATTTTAGCATCCGGTCTTTTCTTTTTAATCATTCTGGCAAGCAACGTAAAGTGATAGTCCTGAATAAAAATAAAAGGCGCGCTTTTTGGCAGTTCTTCAATAATAGAGTCCGCAAACTTTTGATTTACTTTCTTATACATCTGCCAGTCAGATTCACGGAAAGTAGGGCGATTGTGCGTTATATGGCATAACGGCCACAAACCTTCATTAGAGAAACCAAAATAATACCCCTTCTCTTCTTCTTTTGATAGCCAGATTCTTTTGAGAATGTAATGGATATCGTTTGGCGGGACACCAAGTTTATCTCTGGAATTTACAAATTGTTTGTCGGCATTGCCGCTTCCATGAGCTATCCACATACCGCCGCAAGAGCGCATAACAGGGTCAAGCGCCGTAACAACACCGCTTGCAGGGCTTACACACTTTGCTTTACCTTTGTGTTCATCGGAAACATGCATATAAGGTTCCCTGTTTGAAACAACAAAGAGAGAATCTTCGCCAAGTTTCGCATTAACTAAATCTTTAAGTTTTGACGGCGTCCACTTTTTTTCATCTTTAATTCGTTCTTTCGCGCTTTCTGACACAGATTTTCGCGCAATTCGTAAGTTTAATGCAACCTGTTCTATTTCACTGGCAAATTTACCCAGTTCATCGGTATATTTATAATTAAGATTCTCGTCGGTTTCACCTTTATAAAATTTTTGCAGCCAAAAGGTAATTCTTCTAACCGGCAATAGAAATATCTGCCTTTGAAGCACAATTATAATTATAGAGATTAAACTTATTAAAAAAATAAGCCCTATACTCATCTTTTTCCAAAAAACAACAAGAAGCTCATTTACATAAGAAACATCATACACAACCTCAACAACTCCCAAAAACTGGCCACTTTCATCAGTAACCGGCAATGCATAAGTATATAGATTATATTTGCCGTAATTATTAAAACCTTCATATACTTTCTTTTCAGAAAATATTTTTTTAACATAAGATTTTTCTTCTTTTATCCAATTAGATAATCTTTCGGTAAAAGCAAATATATTTCCATCCTTTGTATAAAAAATCCCACCCTGAAACCGCTCTCTCTTCTGAAATGTACCGACCAGCTTCTGGGCAGTCTTTTTGTCTTTAGATTCCAACACACTGCCCGCTGAAACCTCAATACTTTCAGCCACATTTTTGGTTTTTCTTTTTATATCGTCAATGAGTTTTTCTTTTTGAAACTCAATCTGGAAAAACCCGGCAATAATAAAGCCGGCAGTAATGACTATCAGTATGGGTAATAAGAATATCAGAATTTTTTTCATTACATCCCCTTTTAATATAAATGCCACTTTATGGCTTTTGTCAAACAGCAACCCGACCATCTAAGTCCTCAGAATGCTTAAAAGCTCTAGAACCCATTGGTTTGCTATATGTTTAATTATAATTTATTGAATGTTGATATGCGAATAAATGCCAAGTACTTATGAAAATATCAGGGAAAAAACAATAAAATAGACAACCATAAAAACAAAACCAATCGGCAACCCTATTTTCGCCCATTCCCAACTTGTTATCTTAAGCCTTCCTGCAGAAATTATATTTGGAATATTCCCGGGAATAAGCATTCCACCTGATATCAAAAACCCTATAAGTATATACTTAATTTGAGGCAAATTCATTTTAGGGCTTATTTCTGCAGCAGCCAAAGTTGCATTGTCTAAAACAGCCGAAAGAGAATTTATCCAGTAAAGTAGCGTAGTCGGAAATTTTATTATGTACATATCAACAATAGGTTTGAAGCCGGAACCAAGAAGTATCAAAGCCATGATAAAGATATAAACTTTCCCAGCATAAACAAAAATTTCTTTAATATTACTGCTTTTTTCTTCTACTAATCCTTTTATGTTTTCTCCTTTTTTAACAGAAGGGTTTATTATACTGCCTATTATTGCTAAAAGCAAAATGCCCGGCAAGACATATAGGCCAAGCTCCCTGAATAAGAAAAAGAAATCGGCATTGAATGGCTCTCCTTTTAGCTTTGCTATAGTAATGGTTGATAGCGGTTCTCCTATAGGGGTAAGCACTGCGCCCAGCCCAATAGAAAAGCAAGAGAGTACCGTAAGCTTTATTTCATATTTCTTGTCCAATTTTAATGCACTAATAATTTCAACAAGTATTATAGCTGCCATAATAGCCGTAATAATACTTGAAAGCAATCCTAAAACCATAATCAACACAAAACAGAATAATTTTGAACCGATTTTACGCTCTATATTAACGACGGTATTTGTTATTTTATTTCTGAAAAAATAAACTAAAAACCCTATCGTAATAACAGCCAAAGTTATCATTATTGGTTCAACTAATGATTCCCTAATAAGGTGCATTGACCACGCCGGTTCTATTCCCCAAAAATGCGAAATACTTACCACTAACACACCCATGATAAAAAGAAATATTTCCAAATTTTTTTCTATAACATGCAATGTAAGAGGTAAAATTAATACAAGAATAATGGCACTGATCAACCCTATTTCTATCACTATAAATTTTCCTTGTCCAGCTTTTTCATTTCTATTGACTTGCTATTGTCTTTTAATATTCTGCTACAACAGAATATCGCCAAGCTTATAATAGCCGACCAAAACATCAGCATAATTATCCAGCCGCTAATTTTCACAATAATATTTCAAATGTTTTTGTGTTATGATTCTTTTACTTTTTATTTTTATCTTTATCCTTCATAGAGTTTTTTCTGCTGTTTTGATAAACATAAACAATAAACCCGGCAAATATTATCATAACAACAATCACCGGCCAATCTTGCGCAAAATTCATGTGTTATATACCTCCCTGTTAAAATTAAAAGCCACCCCTGAATTTTTATCCAGTAAGTGGCAATAAAAAACCGCCCACTGGTTATAAACCAGATGGCGGCCCGACCATCCAAATCCTCCGAAAGCATTAAAGCTTTCGAACCCTGTTGGTTTGCTATTAAGTTATGTGGATTTTACAACTTTTCTCACTAAATGCGCAATCTCTTGAAAATATAAAAATAAGTACTGCAAAGAGTTTCTAAGCTATATCAGCTCATTTTTCATTACAATCCGAAAATTCAAACAACAATGTTATACCCTCTTTTATTCCATATATGTCTACAAGACCAGCTTTTAACTCAAGCACCGAGCTGGCACTACTTACCGGCATAACTACATGCCATGACTTTAGGTTTTTAACAACCCTTAAGACTTTATATGTTTTATCTAAAAAAACCACATCTATGTAAAAACGCATAAAAAAAGTGTGTATTGAAGAACACTTTAGTATCAGCAACGCACCACAGAAAAATTCTTGCGGCATAAACATAAGGCCTAAAAATTTACTAAAAAAAGTTTTCGCAACACAAATTTCAAGTGTACCATTTGGGCAAATTAATTTATTCACGCTCACCCCACAATAATTTTGATTTTAAAAAGTAACATATTATTGCAATTAATAAGTAAAAAAATAAAAATAAAAAACTTCATTGCATTTTGCAATAAACCTTTAAGCTATTATATAATAAATATGTTATGCAATTATCTACCACAAAAACTTCAACTATCTTATTTATTGTTCTTATATCACTTTTCGCAGGGGCAATAATTTATTTTCAAACATTGCCTTTCACGCAAAAAACTATGCAGAGCGCATTGGAGCAAAGAATTAATGCCATAGCAAAAATTTCTACCCCGGAAATCCAACAAGCACTTAATGCAAAAGATGATATAGCCTTGCTTATTGCACTTGAAAAACTTTCAAAACAAGAAAGTATTGAGAGCATTTTTGTATTAGATAAAGAATCTCTCGTAATTGCGCACACAAACACTCAAGAATGGGGCAAAAAATACCCAATTGTAACAAGCGATATATTTGAAAAGTTAAAGGCGCAAGCGTATGTTAAAACCAAAATTGCTCAAAACCCTTATTACGCTTTCTCACTTTCAAATGAACATTTGCTTTTTTTGCGCGCATCTACCAAAGAGCAAGCTGCGGCATTAGACACCTTTTTAAGAACGACCCTACTTTTATGCGTTATACTGATAATTGTACTTTCTTTTGTATTTTACTACATCTCAAAGTTGAGCGTAAC
This Endomicrobiales bacterium DNA region includes the following protein-coding sequences:
- a CDS encoding trehalose-6-phosphate synthase, whose product is MKKILIFLLPILIVITAGFIIAGFFQIEFQKEKLIDDIKRKTKNVAESIEVSAGSVLESKDKKTAQKLVGTFQKRERFQGGIFYTKDGNIFAFTERLSNWIKEEKSYVKKIFSEKKVYEGFNNYGKYNLYTYALPVTDESGQFLGVVEVVYDVSYVNELLVVFWKKMSIGLIFLISLISIIIIVLQRQIFLLPVRRITFWLQKFYKGETDENLNYKYTDELGKFASEIEQVALNLRIARKSVSESAKERIKDEKKWTPSKLKDLVNAKLGEDSLFVVSNREPYMHVSDEHKGKAKCVSPASGVVTALDPVMRSCGGMWIAHGSGNADKQFVNSRDKLGVPPNDIHYILKRIWLSKEEEKGYYFGFSNEGLWPLCHITHNRPTFRESDWQMYKKVNQKFADSIIEELPKSAPFIFIQDYHFTLLARMIKKKRPDAKIAMFWHIPWPNPEVFAICPYQKEILDGMLGCDLIGFHIQYHCNNFLDTANRFLESRVDAERFSVVRSGKETFIKQYPISVDNFADPKLAGAITSQKEKIISELNLEGKIVALGVERIDYTKGLAERMLAIDRFLEKYPQYKGKFVLVQLAAPSRTQIKKYHDLIAEIDELVEKINWKHSENSWKPIIYFKQHFSSEEIKPYYQLADICVVSSLHDGMNLVAKEYVAAKNDLNGTLILSEFAGASRELTDAILINPYSIEEFAEAFKLAVEMPQEEKEKRMKAMRSIIENNNVYKWAGTIISDLISLKKE
- a CDS encoding DUF1646 domain-containing protein; the protein is MIEIGLISAIILVLILPLTLHVIEKNLEIFLFIMGVLVVSISHFWGIEPAWSMHLIRESLVEPIMITLAVITIGFLVYFFRNKITNTVVNIERKIGSKLFCFVLIMVLGLLSSIITAIMAAIILVEIISALKLDKKYEIKLTVLSCFSIGLGAVLTPIGEPLSTITIAKLKGEPFNADFFFLFRELGLYVLPGILLLAIIGSIINPSVKKGENIKGLVEEKSSNIKEIFVYAGKVYIFIMALILLGSGFKPIVDMYIIKFPTTLLYWINSLSAVLDNATLAAAEISPKMNLPQIKYILIGFLISGGMLIPGNIPNIISAGRLKITSWEWAKIGLPIGFVFMVVYFIVFSLIFS
- a CDS encoding DUF192 domain-containing protein — its product is MNKLICPNGTLEICVAKTFFSKFLGLMFMPQEFFCGALLILKCSSIHTFFMRFYIDVVFLDKTYKVLRVVKNLKSWHVVMPVSSASSVLELKAGLVDIYGIKEGITLLFEFSDCNEK